In Rhinolophus sinicus isolate RSC01 linkage group LG01, ASM3656204v1, whole genome shotgun sequence, the genomic stretch TAGTGTTTTTTGAACACATCAAACATGCACCCATCTCAGGGCCTTTCACACTTACTGTGCCCTTTGCCTggacttccctcctcccccacatttATCAACAGAGCTTACCCCCTGACTTAATCTTTCTATATTCAAATTCAACCTTCTAAAAGATTAAATTTACAATGACACTATTAAAATGAAACCCATGATGACACTAATTTTCCTTCATTATCATCACTATTGGTGTATTATATATTCATGTCTTGCTCTCTATCTATTTATTTGGATGTATTTCTTCCCCTCCTAGACTATAACATCCAAGAAATAAAGGaatgttttatttctgctttattcaGTGGGATATCCCCCGTCTGTAAACAGTGCCTGGATTATAAAAAGCATGTAAATAGATTTGAATAACTATTTCATGACtgacatggaaataaaaatctcaaGGTTATTTTATGGGACCTGAGAAATTGTGAAATTTTTATGGAAAGAGAAATcagtaaaatagtaaaaacaattacagaaaaaaatagggaaattTTGGACACTTAATTCACAAAGACATGGACTAGCCAATAAGCCAGTGAAAAGACGGCCTTTAgctattaagaaatataaattaaaaagaacaatgagatGCCAGTAAACAttcaccagaatggctaaaataaaattattgataatGTAAAATATTGGCAAGAATTTTAAGCAAACGAAAATCTCATACATGACTAGTGAGCAGGTAAATTTGTataatcattttagaaaatggtTTGTTGGTtacttacaaagttaaacatacacccaGGTTTTCAACTTCTAAgcatttacctaagagaaataaTTGCACATGTCTACAACActacacaaaaatgtgtacacaaatATCCATAACATTTGTATTCATATTGGTCAGaaactagaaacaatctaaatatctatcaatagatgaatggataaacattgtgctatatccaaaaaatgtaaatctactcatcaataaaaataaaggaactcatgatacatgcaaaaatatggatggacctctgttgcgtcctgcacaacacaagcagtgggaaagcgagggaggcggcaggggctaaattctattatagaaataaagagaccagagacactgaatgcagagaaaccacagaggaccaagggactcacagcctcaagagactggagccccgaatcgggtcgtcgtgggtatttattgcttttttacaataggcatcacatgattctgggcagggtctgtaaaactcttacaccactaatacaattagcatgttcccaatatccaatcatattgtcccaaagcaacctgtgcatgctgtccccatgtgAACAAGGTGCGGTGTATACAATCCCTGGGGGAGCAGGCCTCTCATGGCCATCATCCCATGAGCCAAGCGGGGCGTGAGATGGTTTCACTCAATTAatcattccttagcacaatagagtgctggtcacttgaagcaggagtcagcagctcccaggaaacattggaggaggggcatccctcctagtttcaaaggctaactcatgggggtccctggggtcccgtctggcttaagtcgtccctcccttgaggaaacttactcgtctttgaccgcagacccagcatactgggaccaagagaggagacctataaaactcaaccctTAAGAGGGACAaccgcaaccctctttccctaaggaaaggatggtagggacaagcggctaggctgctgtgtgacaacacctcccctttttgtttttgtaatgtgaGAAAAACAGACCGTGCCGTTTCTTCATTCAATGCCTTTCGGAGGGAGGCATGTCCGCATCCGaagactaaacaaaacaaacagaatacaaTAATCAGTGTTACAATAACACCAATAAACCCACCACCCaggttttttatccatttaaccGGATTCAAGGAGGACAATCCATCCACAGCAGCTGACAAAACATCTTCTCCGGGTAAAAGTTGAAGCTTAGCACTAGACATTTGATCAACCTCTTGTTGTAATTGTACAATATTTACAGTGAGATTAGGCATGTGCCCCAAAAGATGAGCACGAACATCATTCCAAGGAGTACGAGTTTGATTATAATCAAAAGGGGTTACACAATAAGTGGTTACATTCCAATCACATTTAAGAGAAATCATAGTACGTAAATTTTCTAACTGATCACCAAGAGAAACTACTGTTGTTTCTAAATCTACTAATCTgacattaatttcttcatctatctTAACCTGTTGATTCCAAGTTTTACTAGCATTTTCATGCCATTGTTGTACAAATTCAGTAGTTTGAACAGTCTGGTGTAAAGCGACACCAGAAACAGCAGCAACCGTGGTTACAGCAATTTTTCCCATTAGAGCAGCAATTAACAATCCAATAAACCTTTTTGCTCGATGGACAACCTTATGAAGCAAttgaagaacaatatgaacagtAGGAGATCCCTCCCACACTCTAGGGGCTCGGACAGGAATCCATAGACCCcgtctttttcttaaaatcataattttatcttCTGAGGAATTATAAATGGAGGAATCGATACAAGTATGCAAACGACAATGAAAACATTCAACAaggctaagggaattttctataGTAAATTTTCCAATCAGGAAAACATAAGGCAATTTAAGGCAAGCTTGTAAATTAagcttttgagatttttcaaaattaaaggtgTACCGTTTATTATTATCTTTGGTCAAATTTCCATTCCAAATGCCAATAGGCGCTAAAGCCAAGGCCACCTTCCACAAGGTCTTTTGCACTGGACCCCTAATGGGAGTAATCATTTTTAACTGAGGTGGGGCCAGAACTTTATCTATCCAATAAATGGACAGATCATAAGGAAATTTAACTATTTTTGGAAATCTTCCTAACACTAATTTGTCTTTAAGAGATTGGGGCTCAGAGCACCTTCCTGAAGAGCAGGTGTGCATAGCGATCCCAAAAGGTCCCCAATCAACAATTGTACCTATGGAATTTCGAGCTAGCACTCTATCAAAACTTCCTCTACATTCTTCCCAGTGAATACGGGAACTATTGGCTGCCCACTTTTCTTGAGGACAAGTAGAAATGGGAGGAGGATACAGATGGGTACTCAACCCTTCAGTCTGAAATCCTTTTCCTGAAAGCATGAACAAGTCCCTATAGGACTCAGTCCCTTCACCCTTAGGGGTGACCCACACTTGATCCTTTACCGGAATACAAGGAGGGACAGGACCAATGCAAAGAGGAGGATAAACAAATCCCAAGGCAGTTGTTTTGGTGAGATTAAATTCTCTGCCTTCTTCATCAGGAAATTCTGGACCTCTCTGATCCTCTGGTCCTGGGAACCAGGAGctatcatttatataaatcagAGGAGGCGCATCATTCCAAGTTACAGGTGTCAGCAATGGAGGATTGGGACCATAAGCCCAATATGTGAAGTTTTCTGCTTTAACACCCATGGGAAGGAACCTTACAGCCGTGAGAATAGCCATCGTGGAGATAAGCATGTTGGAGGCTGTTCTCGGCATTCCTAACACTATAagatttctctctgcctctcggGACAATTTCTTAATCTGCTTCCAAGTAGGCAGCGGGTTGCGTCGGGGAGGAGCTCGAAGAATCCGGATGCGTGGAACCCTCGGCTGCGATGTCTCAGATGATGAAGACGCCTCACTGGGAGGAGGTGCCGGCGGCGGATACGTCTGGCCTGATGGACATCTCGGCTGCGGAACCACCACAGGGGCTGGAGGAGCCGGGGAAGTCGGAGCCTGATGACGGGGGCCCATGAAGCGATTCATCCACCGGTAGGGGTCGCTCGGTGCCACGCATCGGTAGGTCGCGTACACCTGGGTCATCGGTGGAGATCCCATCTGGCGAGTGATGATCACATTCCGCGGAGGAACAGCATCCGAGGTTTGGACCAGCGTGCTGATTGCCATGTTCTGCGAGGGATCGGACTCCATGATAAGGCTTAATGCACCGGCTTGGCACCCACAGAGGACGTTCTTTTGatcctggagaaatacaagcataACCTCGTCCCCATGTTAACAGAGTCCCTAAATGCCATTGATTGGTCTGGATATCCTTCCACCAAATGGGCACATCTTCCAAAGCCTTAGGGCTATggagattattaaaatgtctttctgcagCTGTGTGTCCAAGATGAGGCTCCATATTATTAGagccagaaaaattttaaaaattcaaagtgaacATAGCTTTGGCTAATTGCACCTGCGGAGGATCCttgtctccccctttttgtttttgtaattgtttctttaaagtaCAATTAGCTCGCTCCACAATGGCTTGACCTTTAGGATTATAAGGAATTCCAGTGGTATGGTGAATATTCCACTGTTCACaaaatttggtaaatttattGCTAGTATAAGCAGGACCGTTATCTGTTTTAATGGCTTTGGGAAGTCccataacagaaaaacaaattaacaagtgTCTGCAAGCGTGTCCTGCAGTTTCACCACTCTGAGCGGTTGCAGTGATATATCCAGAAGATGTGTCAATTGTGACATGTACAAATGACAATTTCCCAAATGAAGCAACATGGGTTACATCCATCTGCCAAATATCATTGGGTACTAAACCTCGGGGATTAACCCCTTCTGGGCATTCTTGAGGAGCATTAAGAATCTGACAAGTTGGGCAAGTTTGAACAATATGCTTGGCCTGTTTACAGGTAATTGGGAACCGAGCCCGAAGACCTGCAGCATTGGCATGAGTCAAAGAATGGAATATTGGTTGCCTCGGTAACTAATACATTAGCAACCAAAGAATCAGCAATGGCATTGCCACGCGTCAAAGGTCCCGGGAGGGGAGTATGAGCGCGTATATGAGTGATGAAAAATGGATGTTGTCTATTTCTAACTACTTGTTGGAGTTGgttaaaaagaaactggagagacGGATTAGAGTTGTTAGACAGAAGTGCCGTCTCTATGTTTTGTACTGTATGTACAACATAAGCAGAATCAGAGACAATATTCAATGGCTCACCACATTCCTGCAGAGCAGTTAAAACTGCAACTAATTCTGCTCTCTGGGCTGAGGTACAATTAGTCTGAATAACCTGTTGGTCAACTTCACTAACAATAGCAGCTTTGCCATTACTGGACCCATCAGTAAAAACTGTCCTCCCTTGGGAAATAGGAACTGAACTGAACCTTTTCGGGAGAATCCAACTAGTTTTTAATAGAAACTGAAACAATTTATGTTTAGGATAATGGTTATCAATTATGCCGAAATATCCACAAACAGCAATTTGCCAAACTTCAGAATGgatatttaaatgatttgtttgctgttttttacAGGGAACTATTATCTTATTGGCTtctattccatttaaatgaagaacTCTGGTTCGAGCTCGAGAAACAAGTTCTGAAATTAACTCTAAGTATGTCGGAAgagatttaacaaaattattaggCAGAAACAACCACTCCACAAGGTCGTTTTGTTGGACAATAACTGCGGTTGGTGAATGAGgagtgggaaaaattaaaatttgtaagggTTGAGAGGGATCTATGCGCTGAACCTGAGctgcttgaattttcttttctactaagTCCAACTCCTGACAAGCCTGAGGGGTTAAAGTACGGGGACTATCCAATTGAGAAGGACCCCGTAAAAGACTAAACAAATTATTCAGCGCATCAGTTGGGATTCCCAGAGTGGGACGTaaccaattaatatctcccaacaatttttgtaaatcatttaaagtgGAAATTTGATCTCTTCTGATCTGTACCTTTTGAGGTTTAATCGTTTGTCTGTCCAAGATAGCTCCCAAATATTTGATGGGAGTTGTAGTTTGAATTTTATCAGGAGCAATGCAGAGTCCTGCCATCTCAAGTTGCTCTTGCAACAGTTTGAAACAATCTGCAAGGACTTCTGGGGAAGACGCAGCACAGagaatgtcatccatataatgaatgatataacAGGCTGGAAATTTTTCTCTGACCGGAGCAACAGCTCTAGCcacataaaattgacaaatggTAGGGCTATTTAGCATTCCCTGAGGGAGTACTTTCCACTGATACCTCTTGATtggttctttattatttaaagacGGTATTGAAAATGCGAATTTAGGGCAATCCTCAGGATGTAAAGGAATTGAATAAAAGCAATCTTGTAGGTCTATGACCACCAATGGCCAATTTTTTGGAATCATGGATGGCTGAGGAAGGCCAGGTTGAAGTGGACCCATGGGTTCAATTAAAGAATTAACTACTCTTAAATCTGTGAgcattctccattttcctgatCTTTTCTTTATAACAAATACTGGGGAATTCCACGGACTAGTGGAAGACTCTATATGATCTTGTTCTAATTGAATCTGTACCATTTCCATTAATGCCTCTAATTTCTCCTTAGAAAGGGGCCACTGTTCAATCCAATGAGGCTTATTATCTATCCATTTAAGAGCTAAAGGAGTTTTTAGCTCAGCGACAGCGGCCCCTAACAAAAAGGCTGTTGATCTTGTGAATGAAATCCTATCCCTTCTCTGCCCACCTGTAATGCAGGTTGGAGAGGTTGGGTAATGCCCTGATTAAATTTGCCTAAACCTTGTCCTGGTAGATACCCCATCTGTTTCATCATTTGCTGACTTTGAGGGCTATACTGTCCTGGGGGAATAACAATTTTTGCTCTCCATTGAGAAAGTAAATCTCTACCCCATAAACTTATTGGAATATCAGCAACATATGGCTGCAAAAATCCTTTTTGTCCTTCTGGCCCAAGGCAAGGAAGGATATGGGTGCTTTGaagcaattttgaaatttctCCTACTCCAACAACATTTATGTCGGCTTGTTGGGTAGGCCAATTTGCGGGCCAATCTTGAGAGCAAATGATGGAGACGTCTGCACCTGTGTCCATAAGTCCTAAAAATTTTCTGTCTTGAAGGCTAATGTGGCATAAAGGACGAATGCTAGAAATTTTTTCTGCCAGGAATGTTCCTGCTAAACCTGTACTTCCAAATCCTCCTGTTCTTTTTTGAGTTCCTCGTAAATTGGGTGGAATATATGGAATTAAGAGAAGCTGAgcaactttttctcctttttttgctGACCATGGAactgaagaagacataacaatttgaatttctcctttaaaatctgGGTCTATTATTCCGGTGTGGACAGTAACTCCTTTTGATGTTAAGCTGGAACGACCAAGGAGGAGTCCAACCGTATTCTTGGGAATTGGTCCAACAATGCCTGTAGGCACCCGGAGAGGTGTTTCTCCTGGGagtaataaaatattctgagCAGTACAAACATCTACTGCAGCACTTTCTTCAGTGGCAGAAGTTAATTGCTCAATGGATAGTTTTGAGGGGGCGGCACCGTGTGATAATTCTGTGGTGCCGCTAGGTTGGCAAACATCCCCAGTTGAGGGATTGTCTGACCCACAAATGCCCCGGTTGttgtctgggcctggggctggcccagctTCCCGTTTCCCTGAAGCAGAGTGCCGTCTTTATGATATTTAGATCTGCAAGCGGAGGCCCAATGATTTCCTTTCTGACAGCGTGGACACAATCCAGGCTGTTTTGCACCTTGAAAAGGTGTGGGCTGAGGAGGTTGagggttgtttttacttttaacccTGCAATCTCTTTTAGTATGTCCTGTTTTTCCACAATTATGGCAAGTGCCAGAAAACATCTCTTTTTTGAAAAGCACCGGTAATTGCATTAGCCAAGAGTGCTGCCTTATGATCCTCAGTCCCTACCTCTTGGCACAAGCGCAAATAccccattgcatctgtctttcctttctgtgCCCCTATGGCTCTTTGACAATCCTTATTAGCATTCTCATATGCCATAATCTGAAGGATCACATCTGCAGCTACAGGatcagtaatttgttttttaatggcttcCTGGAGTCGAGCCAGGAAATCAGAATAAGGCTCCTGAGATCCTTGAAGAACTTTCTGAAAGGAGGAATGAGTCTTTCCTTCAACTTCAATCTTTTCCCATGCAGCAAGGCAAATTTGTTTAAGTTGCTCTATAGCAACTCCTTGCATATCTAATTGATTACGGGTTGGTGCCCAATGGCCTTTGCCAACAAGCTGATCAGCAGTAATATTGATGTTAAGAGCttggttttgtctttctttattctCAGCCCTTCAATCCACCAAGTTTTTAAACTGCAAGAATTGTGCAGGAGTAAGGCAAGTTTGAGCTAAGGCCTGCCAGTCTGTTGGAATCATTCTGTGGCCATCAGCAATACCTCTAACGAGGCCAACAGTATAGGGAGAAGTAGTCCCAAACTGTAACACTGCCTGTTTTAACTCTTTaagcaatttaaaaggaaaaggctcATACACTGCCTCATGGATTCCATCTGGGTTATTTTGGCCAGGAGCTTCAATTTGTCTGAAAATCACTGGAAAATTAAGAGCATCCACATCTCCAGCCATTTTTGCCTGATGTGTACCCTGCTCTAATGCtgacaatttgaagctgaattgTTTAGCTGTTATTGCTGGAGGCTTTTGAGCAAACGGATTGTTCTGAATAAATGGATTATTGGCATTACAGCAAGTCTTAGGCTGTTGCCACATCTGATTAGCACATGGAGGTGGTGGAGGCCAGAAAGGAGGAAACTCCTCCTGGAAACATTCCTCGAGATCAGGATAAAGATTTCGAGGGACTATAGTGGAATTAGACTCTGACCCctcatcttctttttcctttttagttctcTTTGGTGAATCTCTCTTACCTTCCctatcttccctttcctcttcagaGTCTGTCTGTAGTGGTTCTAGAACTGACCGAACTAGTTCAAAAGTCTCCCAGATCGAACTTGGAAACGAAGTTCCGTTGGCATGGAGATCACGGAGATCTTGACCAACTGCTTCCCATTTATCTAAGTCTAAGGTTCCCAGGGTAGGAAACCAAGAGCAATGGACCTCAATTACTTTGAGAAGTTCTTCCAACCTCTTTTCTGAGGCCCTATGTTGTCCTTTTTTAAGCAACTGCTTCAGCAGGCAAATATAAGGTCTATACTTACTTTCtgaatttcccattttttctttcccacaagaaggatacaagaaggaaaaaaaaaagaaactttcactCAATATCCACTCTGATGCTCGGCCGGCCGTTCCCCTCGCGGGAACTTAGCACCTGTCTTGGCTAAGGCTCAACCGTATAAATCCCGGTCCAGGTTGGGGAAACCCCCAAGTAGCCGTTATGCCATATGACAGAGTGACGGAACCGCGGTGACGAGCCCACTCAAGCCCCGTAATCACGAAGATCGTGGGACCataaccatacacacacactcccacgCACTGTCACTCAAAGATAGattgaaaagtatttaattaCTTCCTCTGAATAACCTTGGTTTAATACTCTGAGTCCATAAAACTACCCCCTTACCAGGTAGCTGTCGCGCGACGGATGCTCAGAGGCCCCTCAACCGTATCTGCAGACCATACAACTCTTAGTTGTTCTTCTCTCCTCgtgccccacgttgggcgccagatgttgcgtcctgcacaacacaagcagtgggaaagcgagggaggcggcaggggctaaattctattatagaaataaagagaccagagacactgaatgcagagaaaccacagaggaccaagggactcacagcctcaagagactggagccccgaatcgggtcgtcgtgggtatttattgcttttttacaataggcatcacatgattctgggcagggtctgtaaaa encodes the following:
- the LOC141570421 gene encoding endogenous retrovirus group K member 6 Env polyprotein-like, which encodes MPRTASNMLISTMAILTAVRFLPMGVKAENFTYWAYGPNPPLLTPVTWNDAPPLIYINDSSWFPGPEDQRGPEFPDEEGREFNLTKTTALGFVYPPLCIGPVPPCIPVKDQVWVTPKGEGTESYRDLFMLSGKGFQTEGLSTHLYPPPISTCPQEKWAANSSRIHWEECRGSFDRVLARNSIGTIVDWGPFGIAMHTCSSGRCSEPQSLKDKLVLGRFPKIVKFPYDLSIYWIDKVLAPPQLKMITPIRGPVQKTLWKVALALAPIGIWNGNLTKDNNKRYTFNFEKSQKLNLQACLKLPYVFLIGKFTIENSLSLVECFHCRLHTCIDSSIYNSSEDKIMILRKRRGLWIPVRAPRVWEGSPTVHIVLQLLHKVVHRAKRFIGLLIAALMGKIAVTTVAAVSGVALHQTVQTTEFVQQWHENASKTWNQQVKIDEEINVRLVDLETTVVSLGDQLENLRTMISLKCDWNVTTYCVTPFDYNQTRTPWNDVRAHLLGHMPNLTVNIVQLQQEVDQMSSAKLQLLPGEDVLSAAVDGLSSLNPSSDADMPPSERH